From a region of the Etheostoma cragini isolate CJK2018 chromosome 20, CSU_Ecrag_1.0, whole genome shotgun sequence genome:
- the kcnk5a gene encoding potassium channel subfamily K member 5a, translating to MVDKGPLLTSAIIFYLSIGAAIFQVLEEPNWKLAAMQYNDQKNKILEDYPCLTKDDLDKILEAVSDAAGQGITITGSKTFNNWNWPNAVIFAATVITTIGYGNIAPKTPAGRVFCILYGLFGVPLCLTWISELGKFFGGRAKHLGQYLTKKGFSLRKAQFTCTAIFLLWGVLVHLVLPPFVFMSQEGWTYIEGLYFSFVTLTTIGFGDLVAGVEPNKEYPTLYRYFVEVWIYLGLAWLSLFFNWKVRMVIEAHKALKKRRKLRKLSLDELRLYKETHKAALRLPPTPNDVNIFSFLSKKQEGYNDLIKQIGTKKHGGSNSNSAKTINNSKEIGRSKSCNDAPLFNGQTILSLDHSPRQKRRYSFSDRVTVAFSKSKNYLLGSDSGLLLTEDQVEGDLDLDQGQMYENQLDKDVVLENGGLEDYGAGSRRTWDSKEYHPLTFQNANITFIDEENFLSNNLEEEEDDEDDDSKAKLSITTCDENIETNSKEELSSDSEGSVFTSDGSEHSHSYEKLVEEYAKEENTEC from the exons ATGGTAGATAAAGGCCCCTTGTTAACTTCTGCCATTATTTTTTACCTGTCCATTGGGGCAGCAATTTTTCAAGTCCTGGAGGAGCCTAATTGGAAGCTGGCTGCAATGCAGTATAATGACCAGAAGAATAAAATACTGGAGGACTATCCCTGTCTGACCAAGGATGATTTGGACAAAATATTAGAG gcggtgtctgatgctGCAGGCCAAGGGATCACTATAACTGGCAGCAAGACCTTCAACAACTGGAACTGGCCAAATGCTGTTATTTTTGCCGCTACTGTTATCACCACAATCG gatATGGGAACATTGCCCCTAAAACGCCAGCAGGCCGTGTATTCTGCATCCTTTACGGTCTATTTGGTGTGCCTTTATGTCTTACCTGGATCAGTGAGCTCGGAAAGTTCTTTGGTGGCAGGGCCAAGCACTTGGGCCAGTATCTAACCAAGAAAGGATTTTCACTG agaaAGGCTCAATTTACCTGCACAGCTATATTTCTTCTCTGGGGTGTGCTGGTCCATTTAGTCCTTCCACCTTTTGTATTTATGTCCCAAGAGGGTTGGACATATATTGAAGGCTTGTACTTCTCATTTGTCACCTTGACCACAATTGGTTTTGGGGACTTGGTTGCAG GTGTGGAACCAAATAAAGAATACCCAACTCTGTACCGTTACTTTGTGGAAGTCTGGATTTATCTGGGGTTGGCCtggctttctttgtttttcaactGGAAAGTGCGGATGGTGATTGAGGCCCATAAGGCACTGAAGAAACGGCGCAAGCTGCGCAAGCTATCTCTTGATGAGCTCCGGCTCTACAAAGAGACTCACAAAGCAGCCCTTCGTTTGCCACCCACTCCTAATGACGTCAACATCTTCAGCTTCCTGTCCAAGAAGCAGGAAGGCTACAATGACTTGATTAAGCAGATtggcacaaaaaaacatggcGGAAGCAACAGCAATAGTGCCAAAACCATTAATAACTCCAAAGAGATTGGTCGTTCCAAGAGTTGCAATGACGCTCCCCTTTTTAATGGTCAGACCATTCTTAGTCTGGACCACTCACCACGCCAAAAGAGACGCTATAGTTTCAGTGACCGTGTCACTGTTGCTTTTTCAAAGTCTAAGAACTACCTCCTAGGCTCAGACAGCGGTTTGCTGCTAACAGAGGACCAAGTAGAGGGTGACCTAGATCTTGACCAGGGCCAAATGTATGAGAACCAGCTTGACAAAGACGTTGTCCTAGAGAATGGAGGGCTGGAAGATTATGGAGCAGGTAGTCGAAGGACATGGGACTCTAAAGAGTACCATCccctaacatttcaaaatgcaaacattaCTTTTATTGACGAGGAGAACTTTCTTAGCAATAActtggaagaggaggaggatgatgaagatgatgattcTAAAGCAAAACTATCAATTACTACATGTgatgaaaacattgaaacaaactCCAAGGAGGAGCTGAGTTCTGACTCTGAAGGGTCTGTGTTCACTAGTGACGGTTCAGAACACAGCCACTCCTATGAGAAACTTGTAGAGGAAtatgcaaaagaagaaaatacagaatGTTAA